The Thermus brockianus genome window below encodes:
- a CDS encoding response regulator, which produces MIRATLEELDLGELLKALAAQRKSAVVAFQGRIYGRVHLLGGRILYARTEPGPHLGEYLVRLGHLSLEEVQALVERQGRENPGTPLGALALELGLIGEEELREALEAQVLEALATLLGEREGEILAEPLTEGSQVALPHTLDTDAALMEAARRLDEWRRGQVDPDEVLHLVEDPTRHPLSPEAWAVLEHLDGVRRARSVALLSGLPEEAVYHLLFELKSRGLVRPSTLLAEDPLVLILSESGVVRRLLLYLLEAHRFRVLLAKDLEMALRLLKERPKGVILQGEKALEWVRKIRAHPEGKLASLYLVSETPPGLLFRPLRVLHLPKPLRAQEVLKALSPLRRG; this is translated from the coding sequence ATGATCCGGGCCACCTTGGAGGAACTGGACCTGGGCGAGCTCCTAAAGGCCCTCGCCGCCCAGCGGAAAAGCGCCGTGGTGGCCTTCCAGGGGCGCATCTATGGCCGGGTCCACCTCCTAGGCGGGCGCATCCTCTACGCCCGCACGGAGCCCGGGCCCCACCTGGGGGAGTACCTGGTGCGCCTCGGCCACCTGAGCCTGGAGGAGGTGCAGGCCCTGGTGGAGCGCCAGGGCCGGGAGAACCCCGGCACCCCCTTAGGGGCCTTGGCCCTGGAGCTTGGCCTCATCGGGGAGGAGGAGCTACGGGAGGCCCTGGAGGCCCAGGTCCTGGAGGCCTTGGCCACCCTCCTGGGGGAAAGGGAGGGGGAGATCTTGGCCGAACCCCTCACGGAGGGGAGCCAGGTGGCCCTGCCCCACACCCTGGACACGGACGCCGCCCTCATGGAGGCGGCGAGGCGCCTGGACGAGTGGCGCCGGGGCCAGGTGGACCCGGACGAGGTGCTCCACCTGGTGGAAGACCCCACCCGCCACCCCCTTTCCCCCGAGGCCTGGGCGGTGTTGGAGCACCTGGACGGGGTGCGCCGGGCGCGGAGCGTGGCCCTCCTTTCGGGCCTGCCGGAAGAAGCGGTGTACCACCTCCTCTTTGAGCTCAAAAGCCGGGGCCTGGTCCGCCCCTCCACCCTCCTGGCGGAGGACCCCTTGGTCCTCATCCTTTCGGAGAGCGGGGTGGTGCGGAGGCTCCTTTTGTACCTCCTCGAGGCCCACCGCTTCCGCGTCCTCCTGGCCAAGGACCTGGAGATGGCCCTGAGGCTCCTCAAGGAAAGGCCCAAGGGCGTCATCCTGCAAGGGGAGAAAGCCCTGGAGTGGGTCCGCAAAATCCGGGCCCACCCCGAAGGGAAACTGGCCTCCTTGTACCTGGTGAGCGAAACGCCCCCAGGCCTCCTCTTCCGCCCCCTAAGGGTCCTCCACCTGCCCAAGCCCCTTCGGGCCCAGGAGGTGCTTAAGGCCCTAAGCCCCCTGCGGCGGGGCTAG
- the ruvB gene encoding Holliday junction branch migration DNA helicase RuvB yields MEVYPDLALRPKTLDEYIGQERLKRKLRVYLEAAKARGEPLEHLLLFGPPGLGKTTLAHVIAHELGVNLRITSGPAIEKPGDLAAILANSLEEGDILFIDEIHRLSRQAEEHLYPAMEDFKMDIVIGQGPAARTIRLELPRFTLIGATTRPGLITPPLRSRFGIVEHLEYYSLEELALGIKRDARLLGVEIAEEAAIEIAKRSRGTMRIAKRLFRRVRDFAQVAGEGVITRERAEEALATLGLDELGLEKRDREILEALILRFGGGPVGLATLATAVSEDPGTLEEVHEPYLIQQGLLKRTPRGRVATERAYRHLGFPPPAEPLL; encoded by the coding sequence GTGGAGGTTTACCCGGACCTTGCCCTAAGGCCCAAGACCCTGGACGAATACATCGGCCAGGAGAGGCTCAAGAGAAAGCTCAGGGTCTACCTCGAGGCCGCCAAGGCCCGGGGGGAGCCCCTGGAGCACCTCCTCCTCTTTGGGCCCCCCGGTCTCGGCAAAACCACCCTGGCCCACGTCATCGCCCACGAGCTCGGGGTGAACCTGCGCATCACCTCGGGGCCGGCCATTGAGAAGCCTGGGGACCTGGCCGCCATCCTGGCCAACTCCCTGGAGGAGGGGGATATCCTCTTCATTGACGAGATCCACCGCCTAAGCCGCCAGGCGGAGGAGCACCTCTACCCGGCCATGGAGGACTTCAAGATGGACATCGTCATCGGCCAGGGGCCGGCGGCGAGGACCATCCGCCTGGAGCTTCCCCGCTTCACCCTCATCGGGGCCACCACCCGCCCCGGCCTCATCACCCCGCCCCTTAGGAGCCGCTTCGGCATCGTGGAGCACCTGGAGTACTACAGCCTGGAGGAGCTTGCCCTTGGGATCAAGCGGGACGCCCGCCTCCTTGGGGTGGAGATCGCCGAGGAGGCCGCCATAGAGATCGCCAAGCGGAGCCGGGGCACCATGCGCATCGCCAAGCGGCTCTTCCGCAGGGTGCGGGACTTCGCCCAGGTGGCGGGGGAAGGGGTCATCACCCGGGAAAGGGCCGAGGAGGCCCTGGCCACCTTGGGGCTAGACGAGCTCGGCCTGGAGAAGCGGGACCGGGAGATCCTCGAGGCCCTCATCCTCCGCTTCGGCGGCGGCCCCGTGGGCCTCGCCACCCTGGCCACGGCGGTGTCCGAGGACCCCGGGACCCTGGAGGAGGTGCACGAGCCCTACCTCATCCAGCAGGGCCTCCTCAAGCGCACCCCCAGGGGGCGGGTGGCCACGGAAAGGGCCTACCGCCACCTGGGCTTTCCGCCGCCGGCGGAACCCCTTCTCTAG
- the panB gene encoding 3-methyl-2-oxobutanoate hydroxymethyltransferase, with product MRRTVKEFRQAKGKRLVYLTAYDYPTARLAEAAGVDAILVGDSLGMVVLGYPSTVPVTLEEMLHHTKAARRGAPETFLVADLPYLSYATLDRALRAAERLLKEGGADAVKLEGGEEVAEIVKGLTRAGVPVLGHVGLTPQTASQLGGYRLQGKGKEEAERILKGALALEEAGAYGVVLEMVPASLAKEITERLSIHTVGIGAGPHTDAQVLVFHDVVGLYGEFKPRFVKRYLEAGKLIQEALAKYAEEVREGVFPGPEHSF from the coding sequence GTGCGGCGCACGGTGAAGGAGTTTCGCCAGGCTAAGGGCAAGAGGCTCGTCTACCTCACGGCCTACGACTACCCCACGGCCCGGCTGGCTGAGGCCGCCGGGGTGGACGCCATCTTGGTGGGGGACTCCTTGGGCATGGTGGTGCTGGGCTACCCCTCCACCGTCCCCGTCACCTTGGAGGAGATGCTCCACCACACCAAGGCGGCCAGGCGGGGAGCCCCGGAGACCTTTTTGGTGGCGGACCTGCCCTACCTGAGCTACGCCACCCTGGACCGGGCCTTGAGGGCGGCGGAGCGCCTCCTCAAGGAGGGCGGGGCGGATGCGGTGAAGCTGGAGGGGGGCGAGGAGGTGGCGGAGATTGTCAAGGGCCTCACCCGGGCCGGGGTGCCGGTCCTGGGGCACGTGGGCCTCACCCCCCAGACGGCGAGCCAGCTTGGGGGCTACAGGCTCCAGGGTAAGGGCAAAGAGGAGGCCGAGCGCATCCTGAAAGGGGCCTTGGCCTTGGAGGAGGCGGGGGCCTATGGGGTGGTGCTGGAGATGGTGCCCGCCTCCTTGGCCAAGGAGATCACAGAGCGGCTTTCCATCCACACCGTGGGCATCGGGGCGGGGCCCCATACGGACGCCCAGGTCCTGGTCTTCCACGATGTGGTGGGGCTTTATGGGGAGTTCAAGCCCCGCTTTGTAAAGCGCTACCTGGAGGCGGGGAAGCTCATCCAAGAGGCCCTTGCAAAGTACGCCGAGGAGGTGCGGGAAGGGGTTTTCCCTGGCCCCGAGCACAGCTTCTAG
- a CDS encoding DNA-methyltransferase, whose translation MNAFQALPAAGVGTSKGHTLYVGDAREVLSRLPEASVHLVITSPPYWTLKRYEDVPGQLGHVEDYEAFLDELDRVWREVYRLLVPGGRLIVVVGDVAVARKRFGRHLVFPLHADIQVRCRKMGFDNLNPILWHKHTNAALEADRPGFFLGKPYEPGAIIKTEVEYILMQRKPGGYRKPTPEQREASRIPKDLFARWFRQIWDDIPGESTKAHPAPFPLELAERLVRMFSFVGDVVLDPFAGTGTTLIAAARWGRRALGVELVPKYAELAQKRFAQELPEARLEPLEVWRWSET comes from the coding sequence ATGAACGCTTTCCAGGCCCTTCCGGCGGCAGGGGTGGGAACGTCCAAAGGGCACACGCTCTACGTGGGGGATGCCCGGGAGGTGCTCAGCCGGTTGCCCGAGGCCTCCGTGCACCTGGTCATCACCTCTCCCCCCTACTGGACCCTGAAGCGCTACGAGGACGTGCCCGGCCAGCTCGGCCACGTGGAGGATTACGAGGCGTTCTTGGACGAGCTGGACCGGGTCTGGCGGGAGGTGTACCGCCTACTGGTGCCTGGGGGCAGGCTCATCGTGGTGGTGGGGGATGTGGCCGTGGCCCGGAAACGCTTCGGGCGGCACCTGGTCTTTCCCCTCCACGCCGACATCCAGGTGCGGTGCCGGAAGATGGGCTTCGACAACCTGAACCCCATCCTTTGGCACAAGCACACCAACGCCGCCCTAGAAGCGGACCGCCCCGGCTTTTTCTTGGGCAAGCCCTACGAGCCCGGGGCCATCATCAAGACCGAGGTGGAGTACATCCTGATGCAACGGAAGCCCGGGGGCTACCGCAAGCCCACCCCCGAGCAACGGGAAGCCTCCAGAATCCCCAAGGACCTCTTCGCCCGTTGGTTCCGCCAAATCTGGGACGACATCCCGGGGGAGAGCACCAAGGCCCACCCCGCCCCCTTCCCCCTGGAGTTGGCGGAGCGGCTTGTGCGCATGTTCAGCTTCGTGGGGGACGTGGTCCTAGACCCCTTTGCCGGCACCGGCACCACCCTTATCGCCGCTGCCCGGTGGGGGAGGCGGGCTTTGGGGGTGGAGCTCGTGCCCAAGTACGCCGAGCTCGCCCAAAAGCGCTTCGCCCAGGAGCTCCCAGAGGCTCGGCTTGAACCCCTGGAGGTTTGGCGATGGAGCGAGACCTAG
- the lysN gene encoding 2-aminoadipate transaminase produces MKTLDWNTLFGERARRIQASTIRELLKLTQRPGVISFAGGLPAPELFPKGLAAEKAAAILRDKGEVALQYGPTEGYFPLRAWVAEWLGLSPEEVLITTGSQQVLDLLGKVFLDEGSPLLLEAPSYMGAIQAFRPYGPRFLTVPAGEEGPDLEALEEALKGERPRFLYLIPSFQNPSGGLMPLPARKRLLEMAMARGLVVVEDDAYRELYFGESRLPSLFELAREAGYPGVIYLSSFSKILAPGLRVAFVAAHPEAILKLTQAKQGADLHSPVLNQMLVHALVQEGFPERLALIRQTYREKAEAMLSALDREMPAGVRYTRPKGGMFVWMTLPEGLSAERLFQRAIEENVAFVPGSPFFAEGGGENTLRLSYATMDRARIEEGVRRLGRALKGLLALV; encoded by the coding sequence GTGAAAACCCTAGACTGGAATACCCTTTTTGGCGAAAGGGCGCGCCGCATCCAGGCCTCCACCATCCGGGAGCTCCTCAAGCTCACCCAGCGCCCTGGGGTCATCAGCTTCGCCGGGGGGCTTCCCGCCCCCGAGCTTTTCCCCAAGGGCTTGGCGGCGGAAAAGGCGGCCGCCATCCTCCGGGATAAGGGCGAGGTGGCCTTGCAGTATGGGCCCACGGAGGGCTACTTCCCCCTAAGGGCCTGGGTGGCGGAGTGGCTTGGCCTAAGCCCAGAGGAGGTCCTCATCACCACGGGAAGCCAGCAGGTCTTGGACCTCCTGGGGAAGGTCTTCCTGGACGAAGGAAGCCCCCTCCTCCTGGAGGCCCCCAGCTACATGGGGGCCATCCAGGCCTTCCGGCCCTATGGTCCCCGCTTCCTCACCGTGCCCGCCGGGGAAGAGGGGCCGGACCTCGAGGCCCTGGAAGAAGCCCTGAAGGGGGAACGCCCCCGCTTCCTCTACCTCATCCCCTCCTTCCAAAACCCCTCGGGGGGTCTCATGCCCCTTCCCGCCCGTAAGCGCCTCCTGGAGATGGCCATGGCAAGGGGCCTCGTGGTGGTGGAGGACGACGCCTACCGGGAGCTCTACTTTGGGGAAAGCCGGCTTCCAAGCCTCTTTGAACTCGCCCGGGAGGCGGGTTACCCCGGGGTCATCTACCTGAGCAGCTTCTCCAAAATCCTCGCCCCGGGCCTCAGGGTGGCCTTCGTGGCCGCCCACCCCGAGGCCATCCTGAAGCTCACCCAGGCCAAGCAGGGGGCGGACCTCCACTCCCCCGTCCTCAACCAGATGCTGGTCCACGCCTTGGTACAGGAGGGCTTCCCCGAGCGCCTCGCCCTCATCCGCCAAACCTACCGGGAGAAGGCGGAGGCCATGCTCTCCGCCCTGGACCGGGAGATGCCCGCGGGGGTGCGCTACACCCGGCCCAAGGGGGGCATGTTCGTCTGGATGACCCTACCCGAAGGGCTTTCCGCCGAGCGCCTCTTCCAACGGGCCATAGAGGAAAACGTGGCCTTCGTGCCCGGCAGCCCCTTCTTCGCCGAGGGGGGTGGGGAGAACACCCTAAGGCTTTCCTACGCCACCATGGACCGGGCCCGGATAGAAGAGGGCGTGCGCCGCCTGGGAAGGGCGCTTAAGGGGCTTCTAGCCCTCGTCTAG
- a CDS encoding deoxyguanosinetriphosphate triphosphohydrolase, which yields MLFPRETLLELEASRLAPYAQKAKDTRGRMHPEPESPFRTPYQKDRDRILHTTAFRRLEYKTQVLPGWAGDYYRTRLTHTLEVAQVSRSIARALGLNEDLTEAIALSHDLGHPPFGHTGEKVLHELMKAHGGFEHNAQALRILTHLEVRYPGFRGLNLTHEVLEGIATHEAAYVPGFKESYQGQGTLEAQVVDLSDAIAYAAHDLDDGLRAGLLRPEELLEVPLLKALAQEEGLDLLRLPELERRVLVRQLLGYFITAAIEATHARLEAAQVQSAEAVRHHPSRLAALTEEAERGLKELKAFLLERFYRHPEVLRERLKAETALEGLFRAYTRYPETLPKEVQARISEEGLERAVCDYIAGMTDRYALEAYRRLFP from the coding sequence ATGCTGTTCCCTCGGGAAACCCTTCTGGAACTGGAGGCCAGCCGCCTCGCCCCCTACGCCCAGAAAGCCAAGGACACCCGGGGGCGCATGCACCCGGAGCCTGAGTCCCCCTTCCGCACCCCCTACCAGAAGGACCGGGACCGCATCCTCCACACCACCGCCTTCCGCCGCCTGGAGTACAAGACCCAGGTGCTCCCGGGATGGGCGGGGGACTACTACCGCACCCGCCTCACCCACACCCTGGAGGTGGCCCAGGTATCCCGCTCCATCGCCCGGGCCCTCGGCCTCAACGAGGACCTCACCGAGGCCATCGCCCTCTCCCACGACCTGGGCCACCCCCCCTTCGGCCACACGGGGGAAAAGGTCCTGCACGAGCTCATGAAGGCGCATGGGGGGTTTGAGCACAACGCCCAGGCCCTGCGCATCCTCACCCACCTGGAGGTGCGCTACCCGGGCTTCCGCGGCCTCAACCTTACCCACGAGGTCCTGGAGGGCATCGCCACCCACGAGGCCGCCTATGTCCCCGGCTTCAAGGAGAGCTACCAGGGGCAGGGGACCCTCGAGGCCCAGGTGGTGGACCTCTCCGACGCCATCGCCTACGCCGCCCACGACCTGGACGATGGGCTCAGGGCAGGGCTTCTGCGCCCGGAGGAGCTCTTGGAAGTCCCCCTCCTCAAGGCCTTGGCCCAGGAGGAAGGGCTGGACCTCCTGAGGCTTCCCGAGTTGGAAAGGCGGGTCTTGGTGCGGCAACTGCTGGGCTACTTCATCACCGCCGCCATTGAGGCCACCCACGCCCGCCTGGAAGCGGCCCAGGTGCAAAGCGCCGAAGCGGTGCGCCACCACCCAAGCCGCCTCGCCGCCCTCACGGAGGAGGCGGAACGGGGACTTAAGGAGCTCAAGGCGTTTTTGCTGGAGCGCTTCTACCGCCACCCCGAGGTGCTCCGGGAAAGGCTCAAGGCCGAAACCGCGCTGGAAGGGCTTTTCCGCGCCTACACCCGCTATCCGGAAACGCTACCCAAAGAGGTGCAGGCCAGGATTTCCGAGGAGGGCCTGGAGCGGGCGGTGTGCGACTACATCGCCGGCATGACGGACCGCTACGCCCTGGAAGCCTACCGCCGCCTCTTCCCCTAA
- the acpP gene encoding acyl carrier protein codes for MTEQEIFEKVKAVIADKLQVEAEKVTLEARFIEDLGADSLDTVELIMGLEDEFGLEISDEEAEKIRTVKDAVEYIKAKLG; via the coding sequence ATGACGGAGCAGGAAATCTTTGAAAAGGTCAAGGCGGTTATCGCGGACAAGCTCCAGGTGGAGGCGGAGAAGGTGACCCTCGAGGCCCGCTTCATTGAGGACCTGGGGGCGGACTCCCTGGACACCGTGGAGCTCATCATGGGCCTGGAGGACGAGTTCGGCCTGGAAATCTCCGACGAGGAGGCCGAGAAGATCCGCACCGTGAAGGACGCCGTGGAGTACATCAAGGCCAAGCTGGGTTAG
- the fabG gene encoding 3-oxoacyl-[acyl-carrier-protein] reductase, with the protein MRKALITGASRGIGRAIALRLAQEGFALAIHYGQNREKAEEVAEEARRLGSPLVGILGANLLEAEAASALVHQAAEVLGGLDTLVNNAGITRDTLLVRMKDEDWEAVLEANLSAVFRTTREAIKLMMKARFGRIVNITSVVGILGNPGQANYVASKAGLIGFTRAVAKEYAARGITVNAVAPGFIETEMTEKLPPEVREAYLKQIPAGRFGRPEDVAEAVAFLVSERAGYITGQTLCVDGGLTPH; encoded by the coding sequence ATGCGTAAGGCGCTCATTACCGGAGCGAGCCGGGGCATCGGCCGGGCCATCGCCCTCCGCCTGGCCCAGGAGGGCTTTGCCCTGGCCATCCACTACGGCCAAAACCGGGAAAAGGCGGAGGAAGTGGCGGAGGAAGCCCGCCGCCTAGGAAGCCCCTTGGTGGGCATCCTGGGGGCGAACCTCTTGGAGGCGGAGGCGGCAAGCGCCTTGGTGCACCAGGCGGCGGAGGTTTTGGGCGGGCTAGACACCCTGGTGAACAACGCCGGCATCACCCGGGACACCCTCCTCGTGCGCATGAAGGACGAGGACTGGGAGGCGGTCTTGGAAGCCAACCTCTCCGCCGTCTTCCGCACCACCCGCGAGGCCATCAAGCTCATGATGAAGGCCCGCTTTGGGCGCATCGTGAACATCACCAGCGTGGTGGGGATTCTCGGCAACCCGGGGCAGGCCAACTACGTGGCCTCCAAGGCGGGGCTCATCGGCTTCACCCGGGCCGTGGCCAAGGAGTACGCCGCCCGGGGCATCACGGTGAACGCCGTGGCCCCGGGGTTCATTGAGACGGAGATGACGGAGAAGCTACCCCCCGAGGTGCGGGAAGCCTACCTCAAGCAGATCCCCGCCGGCCGCTTCGGCCGCCCCGAGGACGTGGCCGAGGCGGTGGCCTTTTTGGTTTCGGAAAGGGCGGGGTACATCACCGGCCAGACCCTTTGCGTGGACGGGGGGCTTACCCCCCACTAG
- the fabD gene encoding ACP S-malonyltransferase, producing MWAALFPGQGSQRVGMGRALYEAFLEAREVLDRAEAVLPGLLSLMWEGPEEALTLTENQQPALLAVGYAAYRAYLGQGGKPPALAAGHSLGEWTAHVAAGTLELEDALRLVRLRGRYMQEAVPPGQGAMAAILKLPLEEIRAALEGLEGVEIANLNAPEQTVISGRKEAVEMAAERLKAKRARVVFLPVSAPFHSSLMAPAQERLAQELEGVPFRKPLFPVYSNVTAQPVEDPEAIRALLLQQITAPVRWVEILKDMERRGVRRFLEFGSGEVLKGLVGRTLEGAEALSVTDPETLQKALEVQDA from the coding sequence ATGTGGGCGGCCCTCTTCCCGGGGCAGGGCTCGCAGAGGGTGGGCATGGGAAGGGCCCTCTACGAGGCCTTCCTCGAGGCCCGGGAGGTCCTGGACCGGGCCGAGGCGGTCCTGCCGGGCCTCCTCTCCCTCATGTGGGAAGGCCCTGAAGAAGCCCTCACCCTCACGGAAAACCAGCAACCCGCCCTCCTCGCCGTGGGCTACGCCGCCTACCGGGCCTACCTGGGCCAAGGGGGCAAGCCCCCCGCCCTGGCCGCCGGGCACTCCTTGGGGGAGTGGACGGCCCACGTGGCCGCCGGCACCCTGGAGCTAGAGGACGCCCTAAGGCTTGTGCGCCTCCGGGGGCGGTACATGCAGGAGGCGGTGCCCCCGGGCCAGGGGGCCATGGCCGCCATCCTCAAGCTCCCCCTGGAGGAGATTAGGGCCGCCTTGGAAGGCCTGGAAGGGGTGGAGATCGCCAACCTCAACGCCCCCGAGCAGACGGTCATCTCCGGGCGAAAAGAGGCGGTGGAGATGGCGGCGGAAAGGCTTAAGGCCAAGCGGGCCCGGGTGGTCTTCCTGCCCGTTTCCGCCCCCTTCCACTCCTCCCTCATGGCCCCCGCCCAGGAAAGGCTCGCCCAGGAGCTGGAAGGGGTTCCCTTCCGGAAGCCCCTTTTCCCCGTCTACTCCAACGTCACCGCCCAGCCGGTGGAGGACCCCGAGGCCATTAGGGCGCTCCTCCTTCAGCAGATCACCGCCCCCGTGCGCTGGGTGGAGATCCTAAAGGATATGGAAAGGCGGGGGGTGCGCCGCTTTTTGGAGTTCGGGAGCGGGGAGGTGCTGAAAGGGCTCGTGGGCCGCACCCTGGAAGGGGCGGAAGCCCTTTCCGTCACCGACCCAGAAACCTTGCAAAAGGCGTTGGAGGTGCAGGATGCGTAA
- a CDS encoding beta-ketoacyl-ACP synthase III, with the protein MSGILALGAYAPQRVMKNEEFEAYLDTSDEWIVTRTGIRERRIAAEDEYTSDLAFKAVEDLLARHPGALEGVDGVIVATNTPDALFPDTAALVQARFGLQAFAYDLLAGCPGWVYGLAQAHALVEAGLARKVLVVGAEALSKILDWNDRATAVLFGDAGGAAVVGKVREGFGFKSFVLGADGAGAKELYHACVAPRLPDGTSMRNRLYMNGREVFKFAVRVMNTATLEAIEKAGLTPEDIKAFVPHQANLRIIDAARERLGLPWERVVVNVDRYGNTSTASIPLALKEAVDAGRIREGDHVLLVSFGAGLTWAAAVLTWGGA; encoded by the coding sequence ATGAGCGGCATCCTGGCCCTGGGGGCCTATGCGCCCCAAAGGGTCATGAAAAACGAGGAGTTTGAGGCCTACCTGGACACCTCGGACGAATGGATCGTGACCCGCACGGGCATCCGGGAACGGCGCATCGCCGCGGAGGACGAGTACACCTCGGACCTGGCCTTTAAGGCGGTGGAGGACCTCCTGGCCCGCCACCCGGGGGCCCTGGAAGGGGTGGACGGGGTCATCGTGGCCACCAACACCCCGGACGCCCTCTTCCCCGATACCGCCGCCCTGGTCCAAGCCCGCTTCGGCCTCCAGGCCTTCGCCTACGACCTCCTTGCGGGCTGCCCGGGGTGGGTCTATGGCCTGGCCCAAGCCCACGCCCTGGTGGAGGCAGGCCTCGCCCGCAAGGTGCTGGTGGTGGGGGCCGAGGCCCTCTCCAAAATCCTGGACTGGAACGACCGGGCCACCGCCGTTCTCTTCGGGGACGCCGGGGGAGCGGCGGTGGTGGGGAAGGTCCGGGAGGGCTTTGGCTTCAAGTCCTTCGTCCTGGGGGCGGACGGCGCTGGGGCCAAGGAGCTCTACCACGCCTGCGTGGCCCCGAGGCTACCCGACGGCACCTCCATGCGAAACCGCCTTTACATGAACGGGCGGGAGGTCTTCAAGTTCGCCGTGCGGGTGATGAACACGGCCACCCTCGAGGCCATAGAAAAGGCCGGCCTCACCCCCGAGGACATCAAGGCCTTCGTACCCCACCAGGCCAACCTCCGCATCATTGATGCCGCCCGGGAGCGGCTTGGCCTCCCTTGGGAGCGGGTGGTGGTGAACGTGGACCGCTACGGGAACACCTCCACCGCCTCCATCCCCCTGGCCCTCAAGGAGGCGGTGGACGCCGGGCGCATCCGGGAGGGGGACCACGTGCTCCTGGTTTCCTTCGGGGCCGGGCTCACCTGGGCGGCGGCGGTCCTCACCTGGGGGGGTGCCTGA
- a CDS encoding DUF177 domain-containing protein: MEQREVTSINLARLLKEGGTARAAGVVREAFHVGEEHFPLQGEANWKVAVSAVGGQEYWLSGEVEGVVLMECRRCLKPTPTHIHAHFQHLLRYQEGLKEVVFHEEEEEEYYTFGLPDLDLLPFLTEAFVTEMPYTVLCEEGCKGLCPVCGADRNLVDCGHEVGLSHPFTGLKDLLPEL, from the coding sequence ATGGAACAGCGCGAGGTGACCAGCATTAACCTAGCCCGCCTTTTGAAGGAAGGAGGCACCGCCCGGGCCGCAGGCGTGGTGCGGGAGGCCTTCCATGTGGGCGAGGAGCACTTCCCCTTGCAGGGCGAGGCCAACTGGAAGGTGGCGGTGTCCGCCGTGGGCGGCCAAGAGTACTGGCTTTCCGGCGAGGTGGAAGGGGTGGTCCTCATGGAGTGCCGCCGTTGCCTCAAGCCCACCCCCACCCACATCCACGCCCACTTCCAGCACCTCCTTCGCTACCAAGAGGGCCTAAAGGAGGTGGTCTTCCACGAGGAGGAAGAGGAGGAGTACTACACCTTCGGCCTTCCCGACCTGGACCTCCTCCCCTTCCTCACGGAGGCCTTCGTCACGGAGATGCCCTACACCGTGCTGTGCGAGGAGGGGTGCAAGGGGCTTTGCCCGGTGTGCGGGGCCGACCGCAACCTGGTGGACTGCGGCCACGAGGTGGGGCTCTCCCACCCCTTCACGGGGCTTAAGGACCTCCTTCCCGAACTCTAG